A region of the Gigantopelta aegis isolate Gae_Host chromosome 11, Gae_host_genome, whole genome shotgun sequence genome:
CTGCAACTTTTAAATGCTACTCTAGTTTTTCATATTTGCCGCCTTTTGTGGACATGGCGGATGAGTACATAAAGAtattcagtattttaatttttatgtattcACAGCGAATTAACAGTTTTTGGCGATTTATGAAAATCACATATCACAGTTTTAAACATATACAAATCATTAGTATGAATTGAGCACTGTGTTCTCGCTATAGCAAGGGAAAACGCGAACTCTTTCTTAATCAAACTGACTGAGCTTGAAAAAACGTTATAGACAACACACGGTGTTCAGAGTTACTTCCCATGATTTATAAAGACATCAAAAGAGAGAAGATGAGTTTTATATCTTATTTAgtggttttaattattttcattgacAGACGTATTTGTGACGAACATGATGATATGGTTATGCAACCAACGAGTCAACAACACACGCAATTCGGGCAAGCGAAAGCGCCGAGGTGAGGATCAAAACATCGTAGACTTATAGCCTACCGTAGCTCGGTTTCACCGTCTCGGTGTTTGCTAAATTGGGTTACCCACCCTGATAGTTCCACGTCATCACTAAACACCCTAACACCAACCATGGATTAACCCGATATGCGATAGAATAATACCGGCCtcgctggtgtcgtggttaagccatcgaacataaggctggtagatacagggttcgcagccaggtcccggctcccacccagagtgagttttaacgactcggtgggtagatATCTACATAATCTAGTTGTAAAGtgactacactctcttctctctcactaacaactaacccactgtcctggacagaaacccagatagctgaggtgtgcctaggacagcgtgcttgaaccttaacatatatgtatattttgtatatcaaaaCCATCGCTGAGCTGCTACAGTgaggggcacatgccccctcccccccccccccccccccccccacttcctacgccCTACGCCTGTGATGTTTATGCGGTTAAAAAACAGATGCTTATGCAGACAGGTTGTTGTgtgcatgggcgtatggggactctttgatttagggggtgctggaggggttgatttgtccgaaattttacccagataaaaactgcccgaatttttcccactgttttgcccgaatttggggggggcaattgcccccccccccccacccccgagtCGTACGCCCATGGTTGCGTGTGTCCTAGCACAAGTGCTTTGCCATTCgtgagctagacggacatttggactcggatccattcagctgattggtttttttctcattccaaccagtgcaccacaactggacaaaggccgtggtatgtgcttttttgtctgtgggaaagtggatataaaagatcccttgctgcattgggaaaaatgtagcaggtttccactgatgactacgagtcagaattaccaatgtttgacatccaatagccgatgattaattaatcagtgtgctccagtggtgttaaacaaaacaaacaacaaactaaCCACATttgctaaccactaacaactaatcactaaccccttgtcctggacagacagcccagacagctgaggtgtgtgtgcccaggacagcgtgcttaaaccgtaattggatataagcatgaaaatcagttgaaatgatTGTTGTTGAAGGTATCTCCTGTATGACGTGAACCCCGGGGAAGGATTCAATTTGTGTCAAGACGTGTACATGCATTGTTTTCCCCCTCCACTACCACCTTTCCTTGTACTCCTTTGAATtctatctcatttcttcccgatctggcaactcctatcttttaacttctttcgctgtccacctacACAtaccagtccttgtctctccaactgcgaCGGGTGCTTGTTtcttgtggctatccatgcCACACATCTGTCATTCTCCATGAGCTTTTAGCTGTGgccttagtctgaccacttagTCGgaaagtgttcagtagttacttctggcattgttagcAGGCACCTGTAAcacctactatgctcccctactatCGGCAGTTGTTAtgtagtgccgtgggtcagaccagctttattcgTGCCACACACCTATCATTCCCCAtgagcttttagctgtgggctcaGTCTGTCAACTTTGGAgggtgttcagtagttactaaTACTTCTGCCagttctggcattgttaagaggcacctATAACCATCTACTATGCTTCCCTACTACCGGCTGTTGTTAggtagtgccgtgggtcagaccagctttattcgtgccacacacctgtcattccccatgAGCTTTTAGCCAGTTCTTTATAAGATTACTGTACTGTACTTCTGACATTGTTAACAGGCACTTGTAACAACCTACTATACTCCTGGCCTTCCACCGGTGGTTGTTAGTTAGGtagtgccatgggtcagaccagctttatttgTGCCACACACCTTTCATTCCCCATGAGTTTTTAGCCGGTTctttataagagtactttactgtacctACTGGCCTACTACTagcggcggtcgttagttaggtagtgccgtgggtcagacccgTTTTATTGTATTGCTGTCTTGCAGGTACCTCCTGTATGACGTGAACCCCGGAGAAGGATTCAATCTGCGCCGCGATGTCTACATGCGCATTGCTCATCTGGTGCGCGTCCTCAATGACGATGCTCCGTGGATTCTCGTTCTTCCCAGCTGGAGCGGGCTGTTCCACTGGAAATCTCGCCACGTTGAACAGCGCAAACTTCCGTGGTCGCTGTTCTTCGATCTGCCAAGTTTACGACTGTTTGTTCCTGTCattgaatttgaggattttctcagaggtttgtcttgttttgttttaacagtaaggTAAATATTACTAGCaaaatcaacattaaaaaaccccattacttatttgtattgatttctgtaatatttatttgtactgagttgtaatatatatttgttccgatttgtaatatttatttgttctgatttgtaattaatatttattctgatttgcaatatttatttgtatatttatatttgtactgatttgtaatatttgtacttatCTGTAATATGGtatgtatttgtaatatttgtactgatttgtaatatttgtattgatctataatatttttttgtactgatctgtaatatttatttgtgatatttgtactgatttgtaatatttgtactgatctgtaatattatttatttgtactgatttgtaatatttgtattgatctgtaatattttttgtactgatctgtaatatttatttgtaatatttgttctgatatttgtactgacttgtaatattgtattttgtattgatcTGTAATATttagggctcaaacttaacatTGATAAAAGTCAACAACAGCAAAATGAATATATCTGGtgaacattatctgccagtatttaacactttgtacatttgaaatatgtctagatgcaacaaaataacctttcagtcatatttatttgctgtaaaaGTCATCGGTTAAAAAATtctagtactactagtagtaggcAGATTGAAAATTGCTGTAGGCGGGCCATTTCACCCATAGCAATTCTTTTAATAAATTGCTATGGGTGACAAAttcttaaaggcacagaccatagttttaacccgtgaaaacggatactaagtttagttaatcgacaaacctgcaacacatttggataaggttataacagagagaagctaaattatttgatgtttaaacaaaccggcctcggtggcgtcgtggcaggccatcggtctacaggctggtaggtactgggttcggatcccagtcgaggcatgggatttttaatccagataccgactccaaaccctgagtgagtgctccgcaaggctcaatgggtaggtgtaaaccacttgcatcgaccagtgatccataactggttcaacaaaggccatggtttgtgatatcctgcctgtgggaagcgcaaataaaagatcccttgctgctaatcggaagagtagcccatgtagtggcgacagcgggtttcctctcaaaatctgtgtggtccttaaccgtatgtctggtccttaaccatatgtctgacgccatataaccgtaaataaaatgtgttgagtgcgtcgttaaataaaacatttctttctttcttcgaTGTTTAAACAAGGAAATACCGTcttaaaataactagagcttgtctcgataacctttacgtctcagacgaacgtgcgtttttataattttgaaaaatgcattttggggtattgtaAAAACTTGGATGACCACCACCGCTGCATGTatactaaaattaatattctagacaataaaatataagtacttctaatttaaattatcaaaaagagctaaaatagtggaaaatatctcgtagtgtttaaaaactagggtatgtcactttaagttCGAGTCCAGATATTTATTTGTACAAACTTgtaatacatagagattattatacgagcttgtgtgttgtactgattttacgaaacgatatgagtttcgtaaaatcagtacgactcatacgcgagtgtaataatttctttattatcaatattattagtgttattttttatgaataacaaggacagtctcaaaatgtttcaacaacAGCTAGAAGGAAAcgatgaaatgacgtcatattccaCATGCaaagtctgagctaggactggagaaaacaacgtcatgttatgacgtcgcttcccacaATTACGTCAAcgcacttgttattacatgtgtgcttcgtatgattattattaactcggttatgttgaaccatgtggataatactTGTTCATACCGATGTGCAATGTTTACAGTACtgatttgtaatatttaaattgtgttGTTTTCAGTGCTCGACAAGCCAGTTGTAGAAGAAGTCTATTATTTACAGAACTACAAGGAAGGCTGGGGCGGCGAATGGACAGAGAAAATGGACTTTCGAGAATGTAATGATCCTCCCGCCTACGAGCAGGTACAGTGTATGTCATGTTGAAAATTAAGTGGCAGGATTTAACACAGTCGGTCAAGGTTGTaggggggctgggggggggggggggggaggcgtagcccagtggttaaagtgctcgcctgatgcacagtcagtcagagatcgattcctgtcagtgggcccattggtctatttcttgttccagcaaaTGCACcctaactggtatatcaaaggctgtgtggtatgtgctatcctgtctttgggatggtacgtgcatataaaagataccttgctactaatgtgaaaatgtagtgggtttcttctctaggactatatcaaatttaccaaatgtttaacgtccaatagccgatgattaattgatcaatgtgctatggtggtgtcgttaaagaaaacagacGATTTTTTTAGCACAGACAGGAGATCACTCACCTACATGTAAGGTGCTAAAGGTTAAAGGATCAAACCTTGCAGTACACACAGTCGTTTTGTTCACTTTTCAATTAGTTACGCAACTGCTAAACGATCAAGTTGCGAATcgttacattctaaaattaaaagataaAGACTTCAGGATGATCCTAACTTTATTCGCTATGCAAACGTAACGAaacataaaatcagtatgacacacaagcttgtataataatctctatgtatgcaTTGTGCTGGACACAAGctcgtgtaataatctctatgtatgcaTTGTGCTGGACACAAGctcgtgtaataatctctatgtatgcaTTGTGCTGgacacacaagctcgtgtaataatctctatgtatgcGTTGTGCTGgacacacaagctcgtgtaataatctctatgtatgcGTTGTGCTGGACACACAAGCTGGtctaataatctctatgtatgcGTTGTGCTGGACACACAAGCTGGtctaataatctctatgtatgcGTTGTGCTGgacacacaagctcgtgtaataatctctatgtatgcGTTGTGCTGgacacacaagctcgtgtaataatctctatgtatgcGTTGTGCTGgacacacaagctcgtgtaataatctctatgtatgcGTTGTGCTGgacacacaagctcgtgtaataatctctatgtatgcGTTGTGCTGgacacacaagctcgtgtaataatctctatgtatgcGTTGTGCTGgacacacaagctcgtgtaataatctctatgtatgcGTTGTGCTGgacacacaagctcgtgtaataatctctatgtatgcGTTGTGCTGgacacacaagctcgtgtaataatctctatgtatgcGTTGTGCTGgacacacaagctcgtgtaataatctctatgtatgcGTTGTGCTGgacacacaagctcgtgtaataatctctatgtatgcaTTGTGCtggacacacaagctcgtataataatctctatgtatgcGTTGTGCtggacacacaagcttgtataataatctctatgtatgtattgtgctggacacacaagctcgtgtaataatctctatgtatgcaTTGTGCTGGACACACAGGCTGGTCTAATAATCTCTCTGTATGCGTTGTGCTGgacacacaagctcgtgtaataatctctatgtatgcaTTGTGCTGGACACACAAGCTGGTCTAATAATCTCTCTGTATGCGTTGTGCTGgacacacaagctcgtgtaataatctctatgtatgcaTTGTGCTGGACACACAAGCTGGTCTAATAATCTCTCTGTATGCGTTGTGCtggacacacaagctcgtataataagcTCTATGTATGCGTTGTGCtggacacacaagctcgtataataatctctctgTATGCGTTGTGCTGGACACACAAGCTGGtctaataatctctatgtatgtattgtgctggacacacaagctcgtataataagctctatgtatgtattgtgctggacacacaagcttgtataataatctctatgtatgtattgtgttgtaGATTGACGAAGGACCGTACTATGGGTGGTTTTTCGGTTACGGTGATGCGGTCATGGCATTGAAATTCCAGTGCCTCTCGATACAGGGCCACGCTTCTTCTCTGAAACCATTCCTGCTTAAAAACACCACTGCCAGGTACCTAAGTATATTGCTAGGTACATCTCATGCCACAATTTCACGGCATctacagggctcaaacttaacgacGGGCAATTGGCAtcaatgagatataaattgctgtaggtagagAGAATTACCGATGGTACTTTTGTTCTGTCAGTAAAACTCCTCAACAGTGGAAAAATATACACacttacagggcttctagaatttttacaaagtccactagccatgggatcagtgattttaaaaattagccacgattaaaaattcactagccctactttacttattACAATTGTACTAATTGTAATAATCATATATGTTACCTAGAGATGGagagagattaaaaacactaagattggggtgTGGGGTTGTGGctagaatattcatatttacaaaatagacttaaatacagcatttgacaaaaaaaaaatcactagccgtctggcatggcaatagtaattatttactagcccaacactgaatatcactagccatgggagtggggctaccataatctagaagccctgcacttGGTGTAcgtaatataccaatatttaacattttcacatttgaaatatgtctacatacagcaaaataacctttcagtcatatttattttctgtaaaatgtcactttaaaaaacaattgccataggcaggcttaaaattgccatcggtggactgtttcacccattgcaattctttaaaaaattgctgtggaagacaaattcttaagtttgagccctgatcTACACAAAAACGTACAAACGCACAGTTTATGGAAGTAAACTAGATCAcatgcagggctcgaaacatGCCAAAAAACATggtggccccaaaaataataatggatgttggcaaattaaggtAAGCAAACCATGAACCATgaacaagattttaatgtggaataaatatatgcaaaacaaatattaatagtggctcatatgttatacatgtagctctaaataataatatttgggtGACTAAcgtcattattttaaaatatgtataagtCGCCCAAACgggacattggtcgcatttggcgatctgaccacaggccgtttcgagccctgacaTGGTTAGCTCTGCATGGTGCTTACCAGATTCACGAATTGCCAATATTAATAACAGtcggtgaattttattttaatttggtgaaataactTCATGCAGTAATTGCTATTCTGTTAggaaataactgggtttttacagttttaaagtttaattcttttttataatagataatttggctaAACTTTCTGTTCCCCCAGAACTAGCCCTGTATCAGTGTATTTAgtatgcagggctcgaacttaacgatgcCACCGATGGCAGttgccatcgttgagatataaattgccatagatCTAGATCATCACCAATGGCACAAAAGTGTCATCGGTAAAACTCCTCAATGaaggcaaaatgtatacatctGGCGTACATTATCTGCCGgtatataacatttgtacatttgaaatatatctacatacagcaaaatgacctttcagtcatatttatATGCTGTAAAAGTCATCTTTGTTTTTACGTTGCCGTAGGCAGGGccaaaattgccatcagtgggACATTTCACCcatagtaattttaaaaaaaacatttgcagttggagacaaattcttaagtttacGCCCTGAGTATGTATCTATTTCCATTGTGGGGAGGGATCtagtgttgagtgcatcgttaaataaaacatttctttctttcttctgctAACCCAGAACTAGCACTGCACGGGTGCATAATGTTCCGATTTTTTAACACTGAGAACGTTTCAGTCACGGTAGTTGATTCAATATTTACCTAAAATACTCCGAAATATTGGCACAAAATATTTCTGATGTCTATTGATTTtacattaacatttttttttttttttttttttaaagacataaAAATTTAATGACTACCAagttccaatctaattaaaattagctctaacaccagccagttggagctcatgtccaccaatcaaaaccttacttgcagaatcctgccagtgatttaaaaataatttgaaaacattccgaattatcctgagggtatacgatatgtttcgtgtgaattacgaatgccttatttagaccagtagaactaattttaatccgattgctaacaacactgcgtagttcccaatgtccaggtaacatttcgtctaaataataatttaaacattgaccaatcacacttcgccttttataacgttatttgggagcatacaaattctaaaaatttcgggcgagtctattttagtggccgcagtacagtgaaccaatacgtacggggtgggttatcagtcttcaattttacattaaaaattatttatttatttataaaaaaaaaacccaaactaaatcagtcttcagttttacattacaaattatttattttataaaatgaaacattttaaggcattcgtaattcacacgaaacatgtcggataccctcaggataattcggaatgttttcaaattatttttaaatcactggcaggattctgcaagtaaggttttgattggtggacatgagctccaactggctgtctttagatccacatgtaatagtggagctaattttaattagactgaccaagttcaaaacaaaaatagccGAGCGGTGTAACTGATTCCCAACTTTATCAATACGTTTAGTGTAACTTAAGTGTAAAAACAGTGTCGCTGATGCAGTGTGCTAGTCACTTTATCTAAATTTAGATCATGGCGACAATGTTGAATGCACAGCCTGTTTTTACTTCGGTCTATATATCtcgtttttttgtgtgtttttttattattattgttctttattgtttttaataattgtggATGGTTGGGCATGTCTCGTAATTTAGGAGTTATTCATAATTATTGTGCAGATGAAACTATGTTACAAAGCAGGTTAGCATGCAGCA
Encoded here:
- the LOC121385368 gene encoding GDP-fucose protein O-fucosyltransferase 2-like isoform X2, giving the protein MIYKDIKREKMSFISYLVVLIIFIDRRICDEHDDMVMQPTSQQHTQFGQAKAPRYLLYDVNPGEGFNLRRDVYMRIAHLVRVLNDDAPWILVLPSWSGLFHWKSRHVEQRKLPWSLFFDLPSLRLFVPVIEFEDFLRVLDKPVVEEVYYLQNYKEGWGGEWTEKMDFRECNDPPAYEQIDEGPYYGWFFGYGDAVMALKFQCLSIQGHASSLKPFLLKNTTARSVMIDRAETVVHDHFGDAVFWKARRSMVFAKHLRDLGDQFRKEFLNSTDETDNTILEEDWTKMKRNHGDAKGGPYIGVHLRRADFAHSRKKDVPTMKQAARNITQLLKKYSLTKVFIATDTHSAEFDELKGYLSSYEVYRYSPTPEILEKYKDGGVAIIDQWICAHARHFIGTRESTFSFRIQDEREILGFDPDTTFNTFCGPDDIKCEQPSRWLIVY